The genomic region TGAAACGGTGAACAGGTAGTCCGCATCCGGGTCCGGTGTCAGCAGTTTCAGGTCGGCCACAGCGCGAACAGCGGCCTCCACACGGCGCTGGAACTTGGCCTCGTCACCGTCGCCGTCCTCTCGGAAGGGGCGCAGGAACTCGGCCACCTGGGCTCGGGTGATCACGACCGGATCATCGGTCGCATCGGTGTAAGTGTGCTCTTTGCGCAGGTGTATCAGCAGGAGCGACGCGTCGCGGTGCAGCGGTTTGTCGCGGCGCAGCAGCCTCGGCGCGTCATCGGCCGGGTCCTGGCGCTTGAACGCCACCTCGTAGTCCTTGTCGACGACGAGGAGCAGGTACATGTCGGCGAGACGCTCACGGATCTCGGTCTCGTACGTCAGCAGTGCGTCCCACGCGGATCGGTTTCTGGACCGGGTGATGAATCGTTTGGTCAGCAGGGTCGTCAGCGCCCGTCGGGCCGCAGTCGGTAGTCGGGAGCTTCCTGGCTGGTCCGGTTCGTCGTCTTCGAAACCGTACTGGTCCATGTCGTCGCTGGACGTCGAGTCGTCGTAGGGAACGTCGACGCGCTCGCTCACGGCGTCTCCTTCGTGGGGACGGGAGTATCGAAGGCGAGATGAGGCAGCGCGATCATCAGGACGCTGCCGCGGTTCCCGGACAGTCTCACCGTCTCAACGAGATCGATGTCGACCTGCCCGTGCACCACGGCAAGGTCGAGCAGGCTCACCAGGGCGCCCAGACGCTGGAACTCGGCAGGGATGGCGTCGAACACCTCGGCACCGATCACCACCGATTGGCTGGCAAGCAGCTTGTTGATGGTCCGTCCGACGGCACGTGGGCTGGTGCCGGCGGCCAGCCGAAGGGCCTCACGGTCTTCGGTGGGCAGCGTCCTGCGCTGTTCGGTGACCTCGACGATGACCTCTTGTGGGCCGTGGTCACGCCACAGCTGCGTCTGGGAGATGTCGACGACAGCGAGAGGTCCCACGCCGAGCACGTCCTGCGGCACATATCGCTGACCAGGTTCGGCTTGTACCCATGTCGCGCCAGCATGCAGAGCGCGGTCGGCGAGGCTGATCAGCCGTTGATGCCTGCCGTGGGCTGCACGGGTGAGGAAGCGACGCAGCGATGCGGACCAGCGCAGGTAGCTGTTCTGCACATCAAGCTCCGCGGCGAGGAGAGTCGAAAGCATGCTGTCGAGTTCTTCACGCTGCGCGGCGGTCATGTGCTCCAGCGCGAACGCCTGCCCGAGAATCTGATCAATGTCGGCGCGCAGTTGTTCGGACTGCCTGGACGACAACAACCGGGAGAACCCGACGTATGCCGTGCCCTGACTCGTCTTCGACAGCAGGTCGTTCTCCCTGAGATACTCCTCCACCAGGTCCGCCTTGGGCGAACCCTGGGCCATGGCACGCCGCGCGACCTCCTGGTGACGATCCTCCACCATGGTCCGCAACTGCCGGAAGTCAGCGGGCAAGGACCGCGTCATGGCGAGAATCTCGCGCAGCTGCTGCTTCATCTCCTCCAGAGTCGCCAGCCGTACCCGACCGGAGGCGATGTCGTCGCGTCGCTTGTGCAGTTCAGCGATCTCCTGATCGATACGCCGCACCTGGACCTCCCGGTCCGGATTGGTCATGTCAGCCAAGAGCCGCACCGCGTGCGAGATAGAGCCGAGGCGCGCGCCGCTGACAGTTGTCTCACCCTCGACGAGCTCACGGACGAACCGCAGGGCGCGCAACGTATGAGGCGACAACCGGTACCTCAAGCGCCCGTTGAGCGTCTCGGTCTCCAGCCAGCGCTTCTCGACCCAGTCGCGGCAGTGCTCGGCCGGTGTAACGTTGCCCTGCCAATCACGAATCTGGGCGCGCGCCTCGGCGACCCGCTCGTGGAACCATTCAGCGGAAACCGACCCGTCCAGTTGTTCGAGATGCTCGGCGAACAATGGCAACACCCAGTCTCGCGAGTACGCCTTCAGCAGCGTCAGCGTCGGATTCGTCCCCAACGCCGCCCGGATCAGTTCACTCGTGATCTCCATGACCGCCGATCACTCCCCTCTCCACCGGCGGGCGGCTTCCTGCAACGGGGCAGAATCCGCCACCGCACCAACCGTGCGTCGAGGTGCAGAACCTCGGAAGCGACCTCGTCGTAGGACAACCCGGTCAGGCTGGTGTCCTGCTCGGCCAGCAGGACCTCGACGATCACCCGGTACTGTGCCGCGAACCGCGAGGTCAGGTAGGCCGGTACGAGCTCCTGTCCCGGCAGGAGCGCTGACCACGGATCAGCGGGTGCCTCCATCTCCGGCGCCTCGTCGTGATCGATCACGTGCCCAGAGTACGAACGCGAGATGCTGCGCCGAGGACAACAGCGACACATCACCCGTTGTGATGAATCTTCGCTGTTCGGGTCCTGTCCCGGCTGGTCAGGGCAACCGAGCCCAATCGAGTTCCTGGCGCAGAGCCCACTTCGTGCGGTGCGCGGCGCGCACAACGGTCATGTGAGCGCGGAAGTCGTCGTCGCGGTCGCAGCGGGCGAACAGCGCCTTGACCTCGGCCAGCAGGCGAACGGCCGCCTTGTAGGAGTCACGGTTGCGCGCTTCGATCGCCCGGTCGGCAGCACGGAGCAGGATCGGAATGGCGTCGGCCGGGTGGCTCGCGGCACGGACACGCGCGAGGCGAAGCCACAGACCTTCCGAGCAGCCGCCGTCGACCGCTGCTTGCCAGGCGGCCTCGTTCTCGTCGTCGGCCAGCAGGATTTCCACCAACGTCGAGCGACCCGATGACCAGGATCCCTTGACGGGCGGTAGCACGGCGAGGAAGGCCAGCGCGCGTTCCCGCCAATGCGGAAAGTCGCCGGCGGTGGCATCGCGGAGCGCGCGAAAGGTCTCCAGACTCGGCCGGTCGGTGAAGTTGGACCAGAGCATCTCACCTGCCCGGTCGAGCCGGCCCGCGCGCACGTGGATCCCAGCAGCCAGATCACGCAGGCGAGAGTCGGGTTCGAAGTCGGTCAGGCCGCGCTCCAGCCACGTCAGCGCCTCGTCGTCACGGTCGTCGGCACACAGCCGTTCAGCGATGCGGAGCACGTCGTAGGAGCTCGTCACGTCCCGTGCCAGCACCTCGATCAGCCCATCTGCCTCCCGACGACTCGGCCAGGTTCTCCATGAGATGGGTGATGACGAAGCGGCGGGCGCTGTAGTCGTCCGGCTTCTTCGGCGGCAGCGTCCGCCACCCCTGCTCGACGAGTTCCCGGTAGCGCGCCAAGCCCGCTGACCCCAGCACCTCCTCGTACGCGGGCAGCACGTCGAGAAACAGCTCGTAGTCGGTGCTCACCGCCCGCGCGACCAGACGCTCGGCCAGCTCCACCGGGTCCGGTGAGCCCGCCTCACAAGCCGCCAAGTGGATCTCTTCCACGCGGGCGATCGCCTCGGACAGCCCGCCGTCGGAGTCGTCCACCCGCTCGGCCGAGGACTCCAGCAGTTCCAGTGCGTACTCGGCGAGGATGATCGCGGCATCGGCGAACCCGGCTCCGATCAGCCGTTCGACTTCGCCCAGAGCCTCACCGACGTGCAGGAAGTAGCCGTACGCCCCGCCGTAGTCGACGAAATCGGGGATGTCGATGGCGCGTTCCAAGCGGTCTCTGATGTCCCGGTCGTCGAACGCGTTCTTCTGCCCGGCCGCGGCGGCGAGCCGGGCGCGCAGCACGCGATCCGATTTCGCGGCCGTCATCAGCTGCTCGATCAGCCACTCCTGATCACAACCACTCAAGAACAACCGCAGCCGCTTGTCGGACAACGGCTCCGCACGCGGCTCCCCCATCTCACCGCCCTGTTCCAACCACGCCAGCGAAGTAGCGACGCAGTGCTTGCAGGACACGCCGTCGGCTCCGTAAGGGCAGGAGCAACGCCCGCACAGGCCCTTCGGCGTGACGTCGAGCCGCACGCGATAAGTCCGAGTGCCGTCCACCGTTGCGGTCACGGTCGACCCGTCCACCGTGACCCGCCGAACCTGACCGGCCGCGAGGTACCGCTCGCCTCGCTCGAACGACCTCTCGTCAGCCAGCTTCCGCACCATGCTCACGCTCACGACCACGGCCGGTCATCCTGCCAGGCGCGCGCTAGGAGCGTTTCCCGCGCAAGGCGCACCGCCACCGAGCCACATCAGCGACACGCCACTCGTTTTGGTGAATCGCTTCCATCGAGCGCCACCGGAGACGGATTTGGCGGTGAGATGGTCCCCCGCCCTGAAAGGCACCTCCCCGATGACCTCGCCCTCCCCCTCGCACCTGGACGTGATCGAACGGCGGTTCCTCGCGATGACCGCCGGCCCACAGCCGCTGACGCTCGACTGCGCAGCACTCGGATGCGGCCTTCCCAACGAGGAGCTGCCTCTGGACCGCGTGCGCGTACTGCTCCTCAAACGACAGACGAGCTGGGTGAGCAAGGACGCCGTGTGGAAGGAACTCGTCCGGAAGGCACACGCGGCACCCGAACCGTGGACCACCATTGCCGCCGCCATGATGATGCCCGGACTCAAGCACATCGCCGGAAAGCTGGGATCCCGCTTCTGCGGTGACCGCAACGACCTGGACTCCGAGATCCTCGAAGGCTTCCTCCAGGCACTCGACCTCGCCGACGCACGATCACCGAAGATCTTCGGACAGCTCTACTGGGCAGCCTTCCGACGCGGCCACGAAGCCTGCAACAGCGAAAGGCGACGGGCCATGTCCCGGTCCGAACTCACCGACACCGCGATCGACATCCGCACAGCCGACGGACACCCGGACCTCGTCCTCGCAGGAGCCATGCTGTCCGGTGTCATCACACCCCACGAAGCCGACCTCGTCTCCGACGTGCTCCTCGACCACGGAGACCGGTCAACCGCGGCCAAGCGACGCGGTTTGAGCCGCCATCAGGTTGCGGCACAGCTCAACACCGCCTCCCGCCACCTCGCCGACTACCTTCTCGGCGGTCCTCTTCGTCCGGCCGTATGACCACGCTCGTGGCGCTGCGTGCACCGAAGTGGCACGTGCACGCAGCATGCCGAAACGCAGACCGAGAAATCGACTGGATCGACGCCGAGCTGGGAAGTAAGGCTGCAAAGGGCTGCAAAGAGATCTGTCGCCTGTGCCCGGTCCGCCTGACCTGTGCCATCACGGCACTCACCAGGGACGAGAGCTACGGCGTGTGGGGCGGCATGGATCAGGTCGACCGCGAAGCGCTGAGACATGCCGATGCTCAGATCGCAGCATGAACACAACTTCCGGCTCCAGGCAGCGGACCCGCCGCCAGCAGCAACATGAAGCCGTAGACGTCGTCTTCGAGATCAATCTCGTTGACGGCGCCGAAGCTGAGCGTCTTGGCCTGCAACAGGCGGCGGTTATCCGCGACGTAGTGCTGTGGCACCACCGACACAGCAGCAACGCGCCACCACACGCGAGCGCTACCTGACCTCTACAACATGAAACTGGCCTGCACGACCAAGCATCCAACCTGAAACCGCTGGTCAGCACTGTTCCCATCCTTTGGTGCTCCCGCCGAAGACGCCACAAGGATGGGAACAACCGAGTCGCCAACTTCATGCGCAGCACGCGTTCGCCACAACGTGACCGCCGAGCAGCAGCGCCTCGGCCGCTTCGGCGTCCATACGCGCGACAGACGACACCGGCCGGCAACACCGCCACGGTCACGTACCTGCTGGCTCCGCAAATGCACGGTGTCCGCCCGCATCGTGCGCGGCGCGGTCGACCGTGCCAGACGCCATCGCCGACACGTCAGCAGGCGATCAAAAGTCTTGTGGACAACCACCCGACCGGGCGACCGATCCTGGAGCAGCCACGTGACCCTATTTCGCAGGGCACAGGACCGTGCTCCAGTTTTGCTCCAGTTGGGGATACAACCATCCACTCGGGACAGAAACACAAGATCGCCCGCCAACCTCATACTTGCAGGTCAGCGGGCGATTCGTATGCTGTCTTCAATTGTGGAGCTGAGGGGACTCGAACCCCTGACCCTCACACTGCCAGTGTGATGCGCTACCAGCTGCGCCACAGCCCCTTGAAGGTCCACGTTCCCGGCGGGTTTCCCTGCCGTTCTCGTGTGCCAATACCGTACAACATCGGTGCCACAAGATAAAAATCGGGGGTCTCCCCACCCCATCACCCCAGGTAGACCCCCGTTCAGGCCACCCAACGACTCGCTTTCGCCCAGGACGCACCGCACACGAAGATCAGTGACTCGCAGCACACACACCGCCCTCGGCAAAACGAACGCCCGGCCCTCACGTCGAAGGACCGGGCGTCACCGAGGAACGTTTCACTTGAGCAGGTCGGCCAGCCAGTTGTCGTTGGCCGCCATGTCCACCCGCGCACCGTTGTGCGCCACGGTCGGCGTGCCGAAGCCGCCGCCGTTCTTCAGGGCGTCGTTGGCGCTCGTCTTGGACATCAGGTCGGACAGCTGGGCCTTGTACGTGTCGTTCTGCACGCAGGTCTCGAAGGCCGCGTCGGTGATGCCGAGGTCCTTGCCGAGCTTGATCAGCTGGTCCTTGGTGTAGCCGGGGCCGCCCTCCTCGGGCTGCTTCGAGTACAGGGCCGCGTGGAACTCGTTGAACTTGCCCGCGTCGGCGGCGCAAAGGCCGGCGTTCGCGGAGATCGACGAGTAGCCGGTCGGCTCGGAGAGGCGGTCCAGCATCGGGAGGATGTTGTAGCGGATCTTGAGCTTGCCGTCCTCGACCGCGTTCTTGAGGTCCTTGCCGTAGATCTCCTCGAACTGGCCGCAGGCGGGGCAGAGGAAGTCCTCGTAGACGTCGATGGTGGTGGTGGCGCTGTCCTTGCCCACGACCACGACGTTGTTGTCCCGTGCTGACGGGGCCGAGATGACCTTGTCGGCGGGGGCGGCCGGGATGGCGCCGTCCGTCGTCGTACCACTCGACTGCTGCTGGAAGATCACGTAACCGATCACGGCGACCGCCAGGACGGCGACCACCGCGATGCCTGCGATGATCTTGGTCCGGTCCCCGCCCGAGTTACGGGCCTGGGTCACCGCACGCGCGGCCTGCTTCCGTTTCCGCGCACTGCGCTCTGCTCCACCCACGGCGCCGAGGGTAGCGATCCAGGCTGAAAAGAACCTGAGTACGCGGTCACGCTTCCGGGTGGCGTGGTTTGCCTCCGACGCGTTCGCCCAGGGGGACCTCGGCGGATTCGTCGAGGGCGCCGCACTCCGGTGCCACCGCGGTGGCCGTGTGCTCCTCCTCGTGGGTGGGGAGGGTCTCGGGTGCGATGAACCAGAAGAACACCGACAGCAGCAGTGCCGCGCCGGTCACCGCGAACGAGGCCTCGAAGCCCAGGGTGTCGGCGAGGACACCGGCGGAGATCGGGCCGATGATGGCGCCCAGGTCGGTCACCATCTGGAAGCCGGCGAGCACCGGGCCGCCGCGGCCGCGGGCGCCCATCACGTCGGCGACCACGGCGTTCTGCGGCGGGTTCAGCAGGCCCGCGCCCATGCCCGCGATCAGCGAGGCGGCCATGAAGTCCCAGGTGCCGGTGGTGAAGCCCATCCAGATCGTGGTGACGCCGCTGATGACCAGGCCGGCGATCGCGACCGGTTTGCGGCCGCGGGTGTCGGCGAGCTTGCCGGAGATGAAGAGCGTCGCGGCGTTGCCCGCGGCGAACACCGACATCGAGATGCCGGCGATGGCGGGGCTCTGCTCCAGTGCCTCGATCACGAAGACCGGCACGAGGGAGATGCGCACGCCGAACACGGCCCAGCCGTTGGCGAACCCGGAGGCCAGCGCGGCGTGGTAAGCGCGGTGGCGCATCGCGTCCATGAACGGCATGTGGTCGGTGCCGTTGGACTTGTCCAGCGCCGCCAACGTCGAATTCCGCAGGAAGAACCAGACCACGAACGCCGCGACGCACAGCAACGCGCCGTACGACACGAACGGCACCCACAGGCCGAGCGGCACGAGACCGGCTCCGACGATCGGGCCCGCGACGTTGCCGACGAGGAACCCGGCCGCCCACATCCCGGAGGCCCGCCCGCGCATCGGCGCCGGGGTGATCCGGATGAGCAACGCGAGCGCGGCGACGGTGAACATCGTCGACCCGATGCCCGCGAGCGCCCGCCAGCCGAGCATCTCGAAGTAGCTGCCGGAGAACCCGGCCATGGTCGTGCCGGCGGCGACGATCAGGATGCCGACGATGTAGACGTGCGGCTCGCCGAACTTGTTGACGAGAATGCCGCTCAGTGGCGCGAACGCCAGTCTGACCAGCGCGAACACGCTGATCAGGATCGCGATGGCAGTGTGCCCGACACCGAACGTCGCGGCGAACACCGGCAGTACCGGTGCCACGATCCCGAACCCGATGGCGATGATGAAGCTCGCCGCGACCAGTACCCAGACCTCAACCGGCAAGCGCTCGCGCACCGAAACCCTCCCTTAGCCCTGCTAAGGATATGTCACGCGGCAACTAACTTTTTCAGTCGAGCAGCTCATCCACTCTGCGTACATATGCAGTCACGGGGTAGGCGGCGACGAACCCGCACGCCTCCGCGAACCGCTCCCCCGGACCTTCGTCGACCTGCGACGCGACCAGCGCCGCACCGGCCGAGCGCAACGCCGCCGCAGCGGTGACCACCAGCGACCGCCCCACGCCCCGGCGACGCCGCGCCGGCCGCACCACGCACTGCTCGACCAGGCCCACGCCGCGCTCGGCGAACCCGGACACGAACCCGCCGATCCGCTCGCCGTCGTCCACCACCAGCAGCAGGCACCGCGGGTCGTCCAGCCGGTGCCCGAGCCACTTCTGCAGCCGCGCCCGGTTGCCGACCAGCTCGTCGGACAGCAGCTCGACGATGCCCGGCAGGTCCGCGTCCTCCGCCCGCCGCACTCCCGCGGAGACCACGGCACGCCCCCGGTGCACCACGGTGAGCAGCTCCTCGACCGCGTACCACCCGGAGTCGTCGGCGATGCCCTCGATCTCGTCGACCGTCGTCGGCGACGCGTAGACCACGGCCTCGGCCCGCCCGACGTCGGCGAACGTCTGCTCCAGCTGCAGCAGCGTCGAGGCGACCTCCACCGACGTCCCGTCCAGCGCGCAGCCGAAGTTGCCACTGGGCAACGGGTTCTCCCGGTTGATCACCACGGCCGCAGAGCCGACCCGGCCGACCTTGCCGTACCTGACCGCGCCGGACGCGAGCCGCGCGCCCTCCACCAGGATCGCGAGCGACCGCGACTGGTACGGGTCGAGCAGCTCCGGGTCGTCCGGGTCGCGCAACGGGTCAACCAACGCGGCGGTCCTTCCACCTGGCGCCCGGCCTGAGCGCGCAGTCCAGCAGGAACACCCCGATCGTCGCCCACGCGAGCGGCGCCAGCACGGCGGAGGCCTCCGGCTGCCCGACGCGCTTGACGTACTCCCGGTGCGACGCCGCCTGCGCGGACCACGCGAGCCACGACCACGGCGAGCGCCACCGCAGCACAGGGACCAGCCCGTACGCGAGGTGCAGCAGCCCGGCGGCGATCAACAGCGGCCGCGCCTTCGCTCCGAACATGTCCCGGAACGCCGGCTGGATGCTCTTGCGCAACGACCGCCAGGTGTCCCCGAACGTGTCCAGGCCCGAGGTCGTGAGCAGCATCGACGCGTCCACGAACCGCACGAACCCGCCGGTGCCCCTGACCAGGGTCGCGAGCCCGACGTCGTCGGCGTGGTCCCCGGCCAGCGCCTCCCAGCCACCGGCCTTCTCGAACGCCGCCCGCCGCACCAGGATGCAATGCCCGACAGCGAGCGCCGTCGGACCCTTGCCGTCCGGCGGCGACCCCTCGAACACGAGCGTGTTGAACGCGGGCAGCAGGAACCACCACGCCGGCCCGGTCCCCCGCCCGGACGACGAGATCAGGTCCGCCCCCAGCTCGGACGCCGTCGCCACCAGCCGGCCGACGAGGTCGGGCGAGCAGGTCATGTCCGCGTCCACGAACAGCAGCCACTCCTCGTCGCGCAGCTCCTGCACGCCGAGGTGCATCGCGTGCACCTTCCCGGCCCAGCCCTCCGCCGGACCGGCCGACTCGACCACCTCGGCGCCGTGCGCCCGCGCGACCGCCGCCGTCGCGTCCCCCGAAGCGTCGTCGACGACCACCACGCGGACACCCGCCTGGCCGACCAGACCGGTCAGCAGCGACGGCAGGGTGGCTTCTTCGTCGCGCGCGGGCACCACGGCCAGCACGGACGCGGTCTTCGACGACTCCGACACCATCGGCACGTGCTTCCACTGCGCGACGTTGCGCGCGGATCGCAGTGTGGACAGCACCCCAGACACCACACCTATCAAGACCATGCCACCACCCTGACACACTCAGGAACGTGCACCTGCCCGATCTCCCGGTGAAGTCCGTCCTCCCCGAGCTCCTGCGCACGCTCGAGGACCACGGGTCGGCCGTCCTCGTCGCTCCTCCGGGCACCGGCAAGACCACGCTCGTCCCGCTCGCGCTGCCGGGCAAGGTGGTCGTCGCCGAACCCCGCCGCATCGCCGCCCGCGCCGCCGCCGCGCGCATGGCGAGCCTGCTCGGCGAACCGGTCGGCCACACCGTCGGCTACTCGGTCCGCGGCGACCGCAAGACCAGCAGGCACACCCGCGTCGAGGTCGTGACGAGCGGCCTGCTGGTCCGCCGCCTGCAGCACGACCAGGAGCTCAAGGGCGTCGGCACGGTCCTGCTCGACGAGGTCCACGAACGCCACCTCGACGCCGACCTGCTGCTCGCGCTCCTGCTCGACGCCAAGGCAGGCCTCAGGCCCGACCTGAAGCTGCTCGCGACGTCCGCGACCGTTGCCGCCCAACGACTCTCCGACCTGCTCGGCAACGCGCCGGTCCTGCACACCGCCGCGCGCACGTTCGACACGACGATCACCTACGTCCCGCCGAACCGCAACGAGCACATCGAGACCACCGTCGCGCGGGCCATCACCAAAGCGCTGTCCGAAGTGGACGGCGACGTGCTCGCGTTCCTGCCGGGCGTGCGCGAGATCAACCGCACGGCGAGCCTGCTGAACGCCGACACGGTGATCCTGCACGGCCAGCTCAAGGCGGCCGTCCAGGACGCCGCGCTCAAGCCGGGGCAGCGGCAACGCGTCGTGCTCGCCACCAGCATCGCCGAGTCCAGCCTGACCGTGCCCGGCGTCCGCGCCGTGGTCGACGCCGGTCTCGCCCGCGTCCCCCGCGTCGACCACCGCCGCGGGCTCGCCGGTCTCGCCACGATCCGGGTGTCCCAGGCGGTCGCCGACCAGCGCGCCGGTCGCGCCGGACGTGAGGCACCCGGCCGCGTCTACCGCTGCTGGCCCGAGCACGAGCACTCGACGCTCCCCCGCTACCCGGAACCGGAGATCCGCACCGCCGACCTGACCCGGCTCGCCCTGGAGCTCGCCGTCTGGGGCACCCCGGACGGCAGTGCCCTGAACTGGTGGGACGCCCCGCCGGAGGGCGCGCTCAAGGCCGCCCAGGAGACGTTGCACTCCATCAACGCGCTGGAGGACACCGACCGCCGCGACCGCATCGCGAGCGTCGGCCTGCACCCGCGGCTGGGCCGGGCGTTGATCGACGGCAGCGCGCTCGCCGGCAACCGGACCGCCGCCGAGGTCGTGGCGCTGCTCGACGACAGCACGCACCCCAACACGTCCGACCTGGCCACTGCGCTCAAGTCGCCGGGCAAATGGCGCCAGGAAGCCAAGAAGCTCGAAAAGCTCGGCACCAACCCGCACGGCAACGGCGACCCCGCCCTGGTCGTCGCCCTCGCCTACCCGGAGCGGCTGGCGAAGCGCAGGTCCAAGAACAGCAGCGTCTACCTCATGGCCAACGGCACGGCCGTCGAGCACGACAACTCGCACGCCAAGTGGCTGGCGGTCGCGATCGCCGACCGTGAACCCGGCAACAAGCACGGCCGCATCCGCCTGGCCGCCCCGGCCGACGAGGAGCTCGCCGTGACCGCGGCCGCCGCCCTCGTGCACACCGAGGACGACATCCGCTGGGAACGCGACGTCGTCGCGAACAGCGTCCGCAAGCTCGGCGCGATCACCCTGGACGAACGCCCGCTCAACGACCTGGCCAAGTCGCAGCAGGCCCTGCGGATGGGCCTGCAGGCGGAGGGTCTGGGCCTGCTCAAGTGGACCGACGCCGCCGAACGCCTGCGTGAACGGATGGCGTTCCTGCACCGCACCCGCGACTGGCCGAGCGTCGACGACGAAAGCCTGATCCGCTCGCTCGACCTGGGCAAAGCCAAGAAGCGCTCCGACCTGGCGAAGATCGACACGGTCGCGGTGCTGCGGAACCTGTTGCCGTGGCCCGAGGCGGCCGAGCTCGACCAGCTCGCCCCGGAACGCATCGGCCAGGGCAAGGTCGACTACACCCAGGACACACCGGCGTTGTACGTCCGCATCCAGGACGCGATGAAGTGGGCCGACACCCCGCAGATCGCGGGAGTCCCGGTGGTCGTGCACCTGCTCTCGCCCGCCGGCCGCCCGACAGCGGTGACGAGCGACCTGAGGACGTTCTGGCGCAACGGTTACC from Lentzea guizhouensis harbors:
- a CDS encoding DUF4194 domain-containing protein, which gives rise to MSERVDVPYDDSTSSDDMDQYGFEDDEPDQPGSSRLPTAARRALTTLLTKRFITRSRNRSAWDALLTYETEIRERLADMYLLLVVDKDYEVAFKRQDPADDAPRLLRRDKPLHRDASLLLIHLRKEHTYTDATDDPVVITRAQVAEFLRPFREDGDGDEAKFQRRVEAAVRAVADLKLLTPDPDADYLFTVSPAVVPLIGADEVMRMEQYFSQAAGEAGVPDESGHEGSGEDLA
- a CDS encoding DUF3375 family protein, translating into MEITSELIRAALGTNPTLTLLKAYSRDWVLPLFAEHLEQLDGSVSAEWFHERVAEARAQIRDWQGNVTPAEHCRDWVEKRWLETETLNGRLRYRLSPHTLRALRFVRELVEGETTVSGARLGSISHAVRLLADMTNPDREVQVRRIDQEIAELHKRRDDIASGRVRLATLEEMKQQLREILAMTRSLPADFRQLRTMVEDRHQEVARRAMAQGSPKADLVEEYLRENDLLSKTSQGTAYVGFSRLLSSRQSEQLRADIDQILGQAFALEHMTAAQREELDSMLSTLLAAELDVQNSYLRWSASLRRFLTRAAHGRHQRLISLADRALHAGATWVQAEPGQRYVPQDVLGVGPLAVVDISQTQLWRDHGPQEVIVEVTEQRRTLPTEDREALRLAAGTSPRAVGRTINKLLASQSVVIGAEVFDAIPAEFQRLGALVSLLDLAVVHGQVDIDLVETVRLSGNRGSVLMIALPHLAFDTPVPTKETP
- a CDS encoding SWIM zinc finger family protein; translated protein: MVRKLADERSFERGERYLAAGQVRRVTVDGSTVTATVDGTRTYRVRLDVTPKGLCGRCSCPYGADGVSCKHCVATSLAWLEQGGEMGEPRAEPLSDKRLRLFLSGCDQEWLIEQLMTAAKSDRVLRARLAAAAGQKNAFDDRDIRDRLERAIDIPDFVDYGGAYGYFLHVGEALGEVERLIGAGFADAAIILAEYALELLESSAERVDDSDGGLSEAIARVEEIHLAACEAGSPDPVELAERLVARAVSTDYELFLDVLPAYEEVLGSAGLARYRELVEQGWRTLPPKKPDDYSARRFVITHLMENLAESSGGRWADRGAGTGRDELLRRAPHR
- a CDS encoding WhiB family transcriptional regulator, which encodes MTTLVALRAPKWHVHAACRNADREIDWIDAELGSKAAKGCKEICRLCPVRLTCAITALTRDESYGVWGGMDQVDREALRHADAQIAA
- a CDS encoding DsbA family protein; translated protein: MGGAERSARKRKQAARAVTQARNSGGDRTKIIAGIAVVAVLAVAVIGYVIFQQQSSGTTTDGAIPAAPADKVISAPSARDNNVVVVGKDSATTTIDVYEDFLCPACGQFEEIYGKDLKNAVEDGKLKIRYNILPMLDRLSEPTGYSSISANAGLCAADAGKFNEFHAALYSKQPEEGGPGYTKDQLIKLGKDLGITDAAFETCVQNDTYKAQLSDLMSKTSANDALKNGGGFGTPTVAHNGARVDMAANDNWLADLLK
- a CDS encoding MFS transporter — encoded protein: MRERLPVEVWVLVAASFIIAIGFGIVAPVLPVFAATFGVGHTAIAILISVFALVRLAFAPLSGILVNKFGEPHVYIVGILIVAAGTTMAGFSGSYFEMLGWRALAGIGSTMFTVAALALLIRITPAPMRGRASGMWAAGFLVGNVAGPIVGAGLVPLGLWVPFVSYGALLCVAAFVVWFFLRNSTLAALDKSNGTDHMPFMDAMRHRAYHAALASGFANGWAVFGVRISLVPVFVIEALEQSPAIAGISMSVFAAGNAATLFISGKLADTRGRKPVAIAGLVISGVTTIWMGFTTGTWDFMAASLIAGMGAGLLNPPQNAVVADVMGARGRGGPVLAGFQMVTDLGAIIGPISAGVLADTLGFEASFAVTGAALLLSVFFWFIAPETLPTHEEEHTATAVAPECGALDESAEVPLGERVGGKPRHPEA
- a CDS encoding GNAT family N-acetyltransferase, with the protein product MVDPLRDPDDPELLDPYQSRSLAILVEGARLASGAVRYGKVGRVGSAAVVINRENPLPSGNFGCALDGTSVEVASTLLQLEQTFADVGRAEAVVYASPTTVDEIEGIADDSGWYAVEELLTVVHRGRAVVSAGVRRAEDADLPGIVELLSDELVGNRARLQKWLGHRLDDPRCLLLVVDDGERIGGFVSGFAERGVGLVEQCVVRPARRRRGVGRSLVVTAAAALRSAGAALVASQVDEGPGERFAEACGFVAAYPVTAYVRRVDELLD
- a CDS encoding glycosyltransferase, whose amino-acid sequence is MVLIGVVSGVLSTLRSARNVAQWKHVPMVSESSKTASVLAVVPARDEEATLPSLLTGLVGQAGVRVVVVDDASGDATAAVARAHGAEVVESAGPAEGWAGKVHAMHLGVQELRDEEWLLFVDADMTCSPDLVGRLVATASELGADLISSSGRGTGPAWWFLLPAFNTLVFEGSPPDGKGPTALAVGHCILVRRAAFEKAGGWEALAGDHADDVGLATLVRGTGGFVRFVDASMLLTTSGLDTFGDTWRSLRKSIQPAFRDMFGAKARPLLIAAGLLHLAYGLVPVLRWRSPWSWLAWSAQAASHREYVKRVGQPEASAVLAPLAWATIGVFLLDCALRPGARWKDRRVG